The following are from one region of the Dreissena polymorpha isolate Duluth1 chromosome 2, UMN_Dpol_1.0, whole genome shotgun sequence genome:
- the LOC127870235 gene encoding uncharacterized protein LOC127870235, translated as MTTKKEVFFSVIFYALQALVSGTTKICYNFKNEPRERSCANGCCGTDYEQYCCDNTLPIVGSVLGAAAVFAIILAAGYYCYRKKSKSRQAARQTAVIVRCGCASTNAANANNTQQRGPPRIPAPRGPPYRIPINRASPTSNTHYNPAFVLADHVPSAFQYDQMAVYPPLDPAAPMLPPYEMTLAPPPYAMHKSEPPSRPPSYNDSIHHMGSQKGLKPGSLFSELSVVEIKKASEAPRECVSTVVCYLSECENGLYKLCK; from the exons ATGACAACGAAAAAAGAAGTATTCTTTTCTGTGATTTTCTATGCACTGCAAG CATTAGTTTCCGGGACCACGAAAATATGTTACAACTTTAAAAACGAGCCGCGCGAGCGCTCGTGTGCTAACGGTTGCTGTGGTACCGACTATGAGCAGTATTGCTGTGACAACACCCTGCCTATAGTGGGCTCAGTACTAG GTGCCGCCGCGGTGTTTGCGATAATTCTGGCAGCAGGCTACTACTGCTACCGTAAGAAGAGCAAGAGTCGCCAGGCTGCGAGACAGACCGCTGTGATTGTACGATGCGGATGCGCTTCGACCAATGCCGCTAACGCAAATAATACACAACAAAGAG GTCCGCCACGAATTCCGGCACCACGTGGCCCGCCGTACAGAATCCCCATAAACCGCGCCTCCCCGACCTCCAATACACATTACAACCCCGCGTTCGTCTTGGCTGACCACGTGCCGAGCGCGTTCCAATACGACCAAATGGCAGTTTACCCGCCCCTTGACCCAGCGGCCCCTATGCTCCCCCCGTACGAGATGACGTTAGCTCCGCCCCCTTATGCAATGCACAAGTCTGAGCCGCCTTCACGACCTCCATCGTACAACGACTCCATTCACCATATGGGGTCACAGAAGGGGCTCAAACCTG gttcgttattttctgaattgagcgtggtggagatcaagaaggcgtccgaggctccgagagagtgtgtgtctactgtggtctgctaccttagcgaatgcgaaaatggcttgtataaattatgcaaatga